The proteins below come from a single Gimesia alba genomic window:
- a CDS encoding RNA polymerase sigma factor produces MNLTQLIELYRGPLVGLIASWGAPWGDAKEIAQDSFAEAYLKRDSCRGDWEQPEVFGVWLRGVARNRHRNWVRSRKRRRNHVTSVEPTVLESVAAPPKTEPSPELEQLRTAIERLPTKQRQVILMHYLEETSVKEVAILLEISAKTVEGRLYQARRTLRRMLDGKVSSTQIGRMLLCL; encoded by the coding sequence ATGAACCTGACACAATTGATTGAACTCTATCGTGGGCCGCTTGTAGGCCTGATTGCTTCCTGGGGGGCTCCCTGGGGTGATGCGAAGGAAATTGCGCAGGATAGCTTTGCGGAAGCGTATCTGAAGCGCGACTCCTGTCGTGGTGACTGGGAGCAGCCTGAAGTCTTTGGTGTGTGGCTGCGTGGTGTCGCCCGCAATCGGCATCGCAACTGGGTACGCAGCCGCAAACGACGGCGAAATCATGTTACGTCGGTCGAACCCACCGTTCTGGAATCAGTGGCGGCCCCCCCAAAAACTGAGCCCTCACCGGAACTGGAACAACTACGCACCGCGATCGAGCGACTCCCCACGAAACAGCGCCAGGTAATTTTGATGCACTATCTGGAAGAGACCAGCGTCAAGGAGGTCGCGATATTGCTGGAAATCAGCGCCAAGACTGTGGAAGGGCGTCTGTATCAGGCACGTCGGACTTTACGACGCATGTTGGATGGAAAAGTTTCCTCGACTCAAATTGGAAGGATGTTGTTATGTCTGTAG
- a CDS encoding DUF1501 domain-containing protein — MQRRQFLVASGLGFAGMRFGTPTVAAPQNTAPPAKKSAKSTILFFLCGGASHLDMWDLKPNAPAEYRGPFQPIETSAPGVRLSEHLPMLAKQAHHLALINSVGATVNTNDHHAGYYHNLTGHIPDQSFVTKGNNRTPQPDDWPFMGSVVAARRPAHPNLPNAITLPHMPSRAPYTRPGQFAARLGVEHDPMYIQGSREEPLKLRGPALSLEGNITPDRLTERRSLLNQLDSARRDFNDFAEIATMNKQQERALSLLLSAESTSAFDLHEESPATIERYGKTINGMSLLAARRLVEAGVPFVTVFWKGDLNRLGKKCKSAGSWDTHGSNFECLKEDLLPEFDRAYSALIEDLSNRGMLDETLVMVTSEMGRKPKIGDPRSGGKTGAGRDHWTHCLTDVLAGGGIKGGQTFGASDRYGEFPLNSPVTPADITHTVYHAMGIHDLMAYDKLDRPYHLLDDSKPLTALF, encoded by the coding sequence ATGCAACGTCGGCAATTTCTGGTGGCATCGGGGCTCGGCTTTGCCGGCATGCGATTTGGAACGCCGACCGTAGCGGCTCCTCAGAATACTGCTCCCCCGGCGAAGAAGTCGGCGAAATCAACGATCCTCTTTTTTCTGTGTGGCGGTGCCTCGCATCTCGACATGTGGGATCTGAAACCAAATGCCCCTGCAGAATATCGCGGTCCGTTTCAGCCTATTGAAACGTCGGCCCCGGGAGTCCGTCTTTCCGAGCACTTGCCGATGCTGGCGAAACAGGCGCATCATCTGGCACTCATCAATTCGGTCGGTGCGACAGTGAATACGAACGACCATCACGCTGGCTATTATCACAATCTGACCGGGCATATTCCGGACCAGTCTTTTGTCACCAAAGGAAACAATCGCACTCCGCAACCGGATGACTGGCCCTTCATGGGTTCGGTGGTCGCGGCGCGTCGACCGGCTCACCCAAATCTGCCAAACGCGATCACACTGCCACACATGCCGAGCCGCGCCCCTTATACGCGGCCGGGGCAGTTTGCGGCACGGCTGGGTGTGGAACACGATCCGATGTATATTCAAGGATCGCGGGAAGAGCCGCTCAAACTGCGCGGGCCGGCACTTTCGCTCGAAGGCAACATTACCCCTGACCGACTGACCGAGCGACGATCTCTATTAAATCAACTCGATTCCGCCCGCCGCGACTTTAATGATTTTGCTGAGATCGCCACGATGAATAAACAGCAGGAACGGGCGCTGTCGCTGCTGCTTTCGGCAGAGTCGACGTCCGCCTTCGATCTGCATGAAGAATCGCCGGCAACCATCGAACGTTACGGAAAAACGATCAACGGTATGAGCCTGCTCGCTGCCCGTCGACTGGTCGAAGCAGGGGTCCCATTTGTAACGGTCTTCTGGAAAGGGGACCTCAATCGGCTGGGCAAAAAGTGCAAGAGTGCGGGCAGCTGGGACACGCACGGCAGCAATTTCGAGTGCCTGAAAGAAGACTTGTTGCCGGAATTCGATCGGGCCTATTCCGCATTGATCGAAGATCTGTCTAACCGCGGCATGCTGGATGAAACTCTGGTGATGGTCACCAGTGAAATGGGCCGCAAACCGAAGATCGGCGATCCTCGTTCCGGCGGCAAGACCGGGGCCGGCCGTGATCACTGGACTCACTGCCTGACCGACGTCCTCGCCGGCGGCGGAATCAAAGGAGGCCAGACCTTCGGTGCCAGCGACCGTTACGGCGAATTTCCTCTCAACAGCCCGGTCACCCCGGCGGATATCACGCACACCGTCTACCACGCGATGGGCATCCACGACCTGATGGCCTACGACAAGCTCGATCGCCCTTATCATCTACTCGATGACTCAAAGCCGCTGACGGCATTGTTTTGA
- a CDS encoding carboxypeptidase regulatory-like domain-containing protein has translation MSEPWNEMITLLNYYGEQFWSFSSVMFAQVCVLVIILLLADLFLRHKIRAVTRYWLWSLVLLKLVLPVTLSSPASAAYWLADFIPAVTTIDTSTAVVKNRVTETFKPETLPAKPVLTDRPLVSDTGPHFQPAPAMLPAAASDATPVPPLPNVEAQKAVPAPVLSLEPAAILLLIWMSVVAVLCVFVFLRTLRVRQLTRHAESAPVELVDLMHDCCHLIGLKQDIVKLKLSDRVGSPAICGLWKPTIVLPEHLLDQLNQDQFRQVFVHELAHWKRYDLQLNCLQTLLLILYFYNPMVWVAHFILRRLREQAVDETVLVTLDVQSEQYSSTLLDIAALTPFTDKVSLQLIGILEPRKPLAQRIRRIISRPIPRSAKLGFAGFTMVLLTGILFLPMSRLDQSLAAVEPKEKQTSTTKERTEPESKSKTGFSEQTKNEEVPPPIHADPSQPKSDKKETPAPPHAVLIGRIVDKTGAPVTDAEVILSPEHGGRVITTKSDAEGRYLFPEVKQLGKYYLRVKSKRWVGIQRRSDCPLVNLTDEFNTIQDVTLERACRLQIEAVDEQGNPVPRVRVYAKSMADTNQYSSETVTTDQQGQAILGLKPSEFKYKIATSSPNYGFAKLIVKLDDPEKIVKYQLVQRRGIDVRGQVLCSDGKPPAGWKINALPDWWNFGRYPSGYEIGKDGSFTLPHIVPEKYNVSVSVPMGGRSYSPRTVLGPTNLLSQEQPLSLKLNYPSPASLVSLSGKIQYSGGGRPQRGFWIFANSDEPLRRGSVYIRPGQTEFRFDPIQRGQYKLKIESPGLELKGGDFTVRAPAKEIKLNVVVKGKPKLQGTVVDGDTSKPVTEYQVSVIKTRTLRGPNYAQNPRWMNVDNAAGKFEVEVNGPGVYVVQVAAAGFAPALSESINTDSSQGKPIQIRLKVGSSLSGTVVDEKGQPIDGATVIPLSKSRGVSPTSLGAFTTEDGATKTVDGKFTLKHLGFEKESLKVTHPDYAFTIVEEIDLKASPVPDIKITLKRGGTVKGLVTDAAGQPEPNTTLFFRDSAAYNGDSSSQDGLLATVITDEKGEYTVSHLPEVISNVIRAEEWTSNGVVRQTILPENGQTSKLNLGGRPKVSGLLKVNGKPLANRRLLFAGESPNSGIFRAYSVTGSNGSFEFYGAGPAERTLYYAVPERLNDWVRVDSYRLLSEDQDLGTIDQKIGQLVVNCQPEPTKNMRLTLRAYNPVWTFGRETGILAPRQSNQEPFVFTQVPPGEYELVASRPGYPTVYRKMILSPDNVNASVTLPLSEGTATLRGSLSKELFGPTKAIWLKLWSEDKRLMSRILPDEQGKFTVKHLPAGDYFLTEQDVRDSKKLLQFSLKKNEEKTLNLTPELIGKPSPKPGFRVIKVFTENGIPLPGCEVQLKSATGTISRHSQQEERQHFVGTPGTYEMTAKYPGFETLKQKVELIIPDADGSYPKDVTIIVRLKPVDQ, from the coding sequence ATGTCTGAACCATGGAATGAGATGATCACGCTGCTCAATTATTACGGCGAGCAATTCTGGAGTTTCAGCTCTGTGATGTTTGCGCAGGTTTGTGTGCTGGTGATCATTCTCCTGCTGGCCGATTTGTTTCTACGTCACAAAATTCGAGCCGTCACCCGGTATTGGCTCTGGTCATTGGTACTGCTCAAACTTGTTTTGCCGGTGACACTTTCCTCGCCTGCCAGCGCCGCGTACTGGTTGGCAGATTTTATTCCAGCAGTGACTACCATCGATACTTCTACCGCTGTTGTGAAGAACAGGGTGACTGAGACCTTCAAGCCAGAGACGCTTCCAGCAAAACCGGTTTTGACAGACCGACCGCTTGTTTCGGATACGGGCCCTCATTTTCAACCAGCACCTGCGATGCTGCCCGCGGCCGCTTCTGACGCCACTCCTGTTCCCCCACTTCCCAATGTTGAGGCTCAGAAAGCAGTGCCGGCTCCCGTTCTGTCTCTGGAACCGGCGGCGATACTGCTACTGATCTGGATGTCGGTTGTTGCTGTCCTGTGTGTTTTCGTCTTCCTGCGCACGCTCCGGGTCCGGCAACTCACACGGCACGCAGAGTCGGCTCCTGTTGAACTAGTTGATCTGATGCATGATTGCTGTCACCTGATTGGTCTGAAACAGGATATCGTGAAACTGAAGCTCTCAGATCGCGTGGGTAGTCCTGCTATTTGCGGTCTCTGGAAACCGACGATCGTGCTGCCAGAGCACCTGCTGGATCAACTCAACCAGGATCAGTTTCGCCAGGTCTTTGTTCATGAACTAGCACACTGGAAACGCTATGATTTACAGTTGAACTGTTTGCAGACCCTGTTGCTGATTCTTTATTTTTATAATCCAATGGTCTGGGTTGCGCATTTTATACTCAGGCGATTACGAGAACAGGCCGTTGATGAAACAGTGCTGGTGACACTGGATGTGCAGTCGGAGCAGTATTCATCAACGCTGTTGGATATTGCAGCGTTGACACCATTTACTGACAAAGTCAGCTTGCAATTAATTGGTATTCTCGAACCGCGCAAACCGCTGGCACAACGGATTCGTCGGATTATCTCGCGGCCGATTCCCCGGTCTGCCAAGCTGGGCTTTGCCGGTTTCACGATGGTCCTGCTCACCGGAATCCTGTTTCTGCCGATGTCCAGATTAGATCAATCTCTCGCTGCCGTCGAGCCAAAAGAGAAACAGACCAGTACAACAAAAGAGAGAACCGAGCCAGAATCAAAATCGAAAACTGGGTTTTCAGAACAAACGAAAAACGAGGAAGTTCCGCCACCGATCCATGCCGATCCATCACAACCCAAAAGTGACAAAAAAGAAACGCCTGCTCCGCCACACGCTGTTCTGATTGGACGCATTGTTGATAAAACCGGTGCGCCGGTAACCGATGCGGAAGTGATCCTCTCCCCGGAACATGGGGGACGTGTGATAACGACAAAAAGTGATGCAGAAGGGCGTTATCTGTTTCCTGAAGTGAAGCAACTGGGGAAGTATTATCTCAGGGTCAAGTCAAAACGCTGGGTGGGAATCCAACGTCGGTCAGACTGTCCTCTGGTCAATCTGACTGATGAGTTTAATACCATTCAAGATGTGACACTTGAACGGGCCTGCCGACTGCAAATTGAAGCTGTTGATGAGCAAGGAAATCCGGTTCCCAGGGTGCGTGTATATGCGAAATCAATGGCGGATACAAACCAATATAGTTCTGAAACGGTAACTACCGATCAGCAGGGCCAGGCGATACTTGGTTTGAAGCCTTCCGAGTTCAAATATAAAATCGCGACCTCATCACCGAATTATGGTTTTGCGAAACTGATTGTCAAACTGGACGACCCCGAAAAAATCGTCAAGTATCAGCTGGTCCAGCGCAGGGGCATTGATGTGAGGGGCCAGGTGCTCTGTTCGGATGGCAAACCACCCGCCGGTTGGAAGATCAACGCGCTCCCCGACTGGTGGAACTTTGGCAGGTATCCGTCCGGTTATGAAATCGGTAAAGATGGCTCGTTTACATTGCCGCATATTGTTCCAGAGAAATACAACGTGAGTGTTTCCGTTCCCATGGGTGGCCGAAGTTATTCTCCAAGAACAGTCCTTGGTCCCACCAATCTATTGAGTCAGGAACAGCCACTCTCCTTAAAGCTCAATTACCCTTCACCAGCCTCACTGGTCTCACTTTCTGGTAAGATTCAATATTCAGGTGGTGGGCGGCCACAACGTGGATTCTGGATCTTCGCGAATTCTGATGAGCCACTCCGCCGTGGCAGCGTCTATATCAGGCCGGGGCAGACAGAATTTCGTTTCGATCCCATTCAGCGTGGTCAATACAAGCTCAAGATTGAATCGCCGGGGCTCGAACTGAAAGGCGGCGATTTCACAGTGCGGGCTCCCGCGAAAGAGATCAAGCTGAATGTGGTAGTGAAAGGAAAACCGAAGTTACAGGGTACGGTGGTGGATGGCGATACTTCCAAGCCTGTCACAGAATATCAAGTGAGTGTGATCAAGACCAGGACGTTACGCGGGCCGAATTATGCACAGAATCCCCGTTGGATGAATGTTGATAACGCCGCTGGAAAATTCGAAGTCGAAGTCAATGGGCCTGGTGTTTATGTGGTTCAGGTTGCCGCAGCCGGTTTTGCGCCCGCTCTCAGTGAATCGATCAATACCGATTCTTCTCAGGGTAAGCCGATCCAGATTAGATTGAAAGTTGGATCATCACTTTCCGGAACCGTTGTAGATGAAAAAGGTCAGCCCATTGATGGTGCTACCGTGATTCCCCTCTCAAAGTCCAGAGGCGTTTCGCCAACATCATTAGGAGCGTTCACCACAGAGGACGGGGCAACAAAAACCGTTGATGGAAAATTTACTCTCAAACACCTTGGTTTCGAAAAAGAGTCCTTGAAAGTCACTCACCCGGACTATGCTTTTACGATTGTCGAAGAGATTGATCTCAAAGCCAGTCCGGTACCTGACATCAAGATTACGCTGAAACGGGGAGGTACCGTTAAGGGACTCGTTACGGATGCGGCAGGCCAGCCGGAACCGAATACGACGTTATTCTTCCGGGATTCAGCTGCTTATAACGGTGACTCTTCCAGTCAGGACGGGCTATTGGCGACGGTCATTACCGATGAGAAAGGTGAGTATACGGTCTCTCATCTGCCCGAAGTGATTTCTAATGTGATTCGCGCTGAAGAATGGACTTCGAATGGCGTTGTTCGGCAGACCATTTTACCTGAGAATGGTCAGACCAGTAAACTCAATTTAGGCGGTCGTCCGAAAGTATCAGGTCTGTTGAAAGTCAATGGCAAGCCACTGGCGAATAGACGACTGCTGTTTGCCGGCGAGAGCCCGAATTCTGGTATATTTCGTGCATATTCGGTAACCGGCAGCAACGGCAGTTTTGAATTCTATGGGGCGGGACCCGCTGAACGGACCCTGTATTATGCGGTCCCAGAGCGGCTCAATGACTGGGTTCGCGTCGACTCGTACCGGTTGCTTTCTGAAGATCAGGATCTGGGCACGATCGATCAAAAAATCGGTCAGCTCGTTGTAAACTGCCAGCCTGAACCAACAAAAAATATGAGATTGACACTGCGGGCCTATAATCCTGTCTGGACGTTCGGCAGGGAGACAGGGATCCTGGCACCACGTCAAAGTAATCAGGAACCGTTCGTCTTCACACAGGTTCCACCGGGAGAGTACGAACTTGTCGCATCCCGGCCCGGTTATCCGACTGTCTATCGCAAAATGATACTCTCGCCAGACAATGTGAATGCCAGCGTAACATTACCGTTGTCAGAGGGGACGGCAACACTGCGCGGCAGCCTGAGTAAAGAATTGTTCGGACCGACGAAAGCCATCTGGCTCAAATTATGGAGTGAGGATAAACGGCTGATGAGTCGGATCTTGCCGGACGAGCAGGGAAAATTTACAGTCAAGCATCTCCCCGCTGGAGACTATTTCCTGACAGAGCAAGACGTTCGCGATTCAAAAAAGTTGCTTCAGTTCTCTCTCAAAAAGAATGAAGAGAAAACGTTAAACCTGACACCTGAACTGATCGGGAAACCTTCTCCCAAACCTGGTTTTCGAGTGATTAAGGTCTTTACCGAAAATGGGATTCCCTTACCGGGATGTGAAGTTCAATTAAAAAGTGCGACCGGTACAATCTCACGTCACAGTCAACAGGAAGAACGGCAGCATTTCGTCGGAACCCCGGGAACCTACGAGATGACTGCCAAATATCCGGGTTTTGAAACATTGAAACAGAAAGTCGAATTGATCATACCAGACGCGGATGGGAGTTACCCCAAAGATGTGACAATTATTGTGCGACTCAAACCCGTTGATCAGTAA
- a CDS encoding BlaI/MecI/CopY family transcriptional regulator, translated as MGKKKKSEKPSTAMTDVEWVIMNVVWEHEPCAAGTVQEVLAETHAWAYSTVKTTMDRMVVKGQLTRKSIRNLNLFSSAISPENAKRGELKRLLSRAFDGALTPMLQFIVDEEELSAEEIQQLRKLISRADRKSE; from the coding sequence ATGGGTAAGAAAAAGAAATCTGAGAAACCATCCACCGCGATGACCGACGTCGAATGGGTCATTATGAATGTGGTCTGGGAGCACGAACCGTGTGCGGCTGGAACCGTGCAGGAAGTGTTAGCGGAAACACACGCCTGGGCCTACAGCACTGTCAAAACCACAATGGATCGGATGGTTGTAAAAGGGCAGTTGACGAGAAAGTCAATTCGTAACCTGAACCTGTTCAGCTCTGCAATAAGTCCTGAGAATGCGAAACGGGGTGAGTTGAAGCGATTGTTGAGCCGCGCGTTTGATGGCGCTTTAACCCCCATGCTTCAATTCATAGTCGACGAAGAAGAACTCTCGGCCGAAGAGATTCAACAGCTCCGCAAGCTGATCAGCCGCGCCGATCGGAAGTCTGAGTAA
- a CDS encoding alpha/beta hydrolase: protein MPQPHYMFPQPLASRMLILLLIWCGTAFNLTPVFTQDYDAPSTISPEARKALSKFSRAAATAPLPAADDLAGWKAMQAKIEQKRAAANAEVVKTYQPQITERKLGGVPVLDIKPKGWKESNQVLVYTHGGAYTMYSARSRLMSAVPMANDTGFRVISVDYTLAPVGKWQEVTDQVVTVIQTLIKAGHSLNEIAVYGESAGGGLAAGIVLKMRDKGLGMPAAVVLWSPWADITETGDTYATLQQADPLLYYPQNLKHCADAYAAPQDQKHPYVSPVYGDYTKGFPPTLIQAGSKEIFLSNTIRQYQALDTAGIPVKLDLYEGMWHIFQVFNYDLPESKLARKKVKAFLTQHVGK, encoded by the coding sequence ATGCCACAACCGCACTATATGTTCCCCCAGCCTTTAGCCTCACGTATGCTAATCCTGCTTCTCATCTGGTGTGGGACGGCCTTCAATCTGACTCCGGTATTCACTCAGGATTATGACGCTCCCTCTACCATCTCACCTGAAGCCCGGAAAGCGCTTTCGAAGTTTAGCCGGGCTGCGGCAACCGCTCCACTACCTGCTGCCGATGATCTGGCTGGCTGGAAAGCAATGCAGGCCAAGATTGAACAGAAACGGGCCGCCGCGAACGCGGAAGTCGTCAAAACCTATCAGCCGCAGATCACAGAACGCAAACTGGGGGGAGTTCCAGTACTCGATATCAAACCCAAAGGCTGGAAAGAAAGTAATCAGGTTCTGGTCTATACACACGGCGGTGCTTACACGATGTACAGCGCGCGTTCGCGGTTGATGAGTGCGGTTCCGATGGCCAACGACACAGGCTTTCGGGTGATTTCAGTCGATTACACGCTGGCACCTGTAGGGAAATGGCAGGAAGTCACCGATCAGGTGGTGACAGTGATTCAGACATTGATTAAAGCAGGGCATTCTCTGAACGAGATCGCAGTCTATGGCGAATCCGCGGGCGGCGGACTCGCGGCGGGGATCGTGCTCAAGATGCGCGACAAAGGACTGGGTATGCCCGCCGCAGTGGTCCTCTGGTCTCCCTGGGCTGACATCACAGAAACCGGAGACACTTATGCCACTCTGCAACAGGCCGATCCGCTATTGTACTATCCCCAAAATCTCAAGCATTGTGCCGACGCGTATGCCGCTCCCCAGGATCAGAAGCATCCCTACGTCTCGCCCGTCTACGGTGACTACACAAAGGGATTTCCACCGACCTTGATCCAGGCAGGCAGTAAAGAGATCTTCCTGAGTAACACCATCCGCCAGTATCAGGCCCTCGATACCGCCGGCATCCCGGTGAAGCTCGACCTCTACGAAGGCATGTGGCACATCTTCCAGGTCTTCAACTACGATCTACCGGAATCAAAGCTCGCACGGAAAAAAGTAAAAGCGTTTTTAACTCAGCATGTAGGGAAGTAG